Proteins encoded together in one Hylaeus volcanicus isolate JK05 chromosome 3, UHH_iyHylVolc1.0_haploid, whole genome shotgun sequence window:
- the LOC128874194 gene encoding Golgi phosphoprotein 3 homolog sauron, with product MNRTDGLVQRRRVVNSSSSSSLGQDSSNDVGHNDKLSGHGMDTDSSIQKDQNSNPTIDDDSDKETRLTLMEEVLLLGLKDKEGYTSFWNDCISSGLRGCILAELGFRGRVELEKAGMRKKGLLVRKLLLKNDAPTGDVLLDEALKHLKETDPPETVPSWIEYLSGETWNPLKLRYQLKNVRERLAKNLVEKGVLTTEKQNFLLFDMTTHPLTDNLAKSRLVKKIQEAVLTRWVNDAGRMDRRTLALVILAHAADVLENAFAPLSDDDYEVAMRRVRTLLDLDFEAEAAKPNANPVLWAVFAAFTK from the exons ATGAATCGCACTGACGGGTTGGTACAACGACGACGTGTGGTTAACAGCAGTAGCAGTAGCAGTTTGGGTCAGGATAGCTCGAACGATGTTGGCCACAACGATAAATTGTCGGGTCATGGCATGGACACAGACTCTTCCATACAAAAAGATCAAAACTCGAATCCCACGATCGACGACGATTCTGACAAAGAAACGCGATTAACGCTCATGGAGGAAGTTCTGTTGCTCGGCCTTAAGGACAAGGAG GGTTATACTTCGTTTTGGAATGACTGCATAAGTTCTGGATTACGTGGTTGTATCTTAGCAGAACTGGGATTTCGTGGTCGAGTAGAATTAGAAAAGGCTGGTATGCGTAAAAAAGGTCTATTGGTGAGGAAACTTCTACTTAAAAATGATGCACCTACAGGAGACGTTTTGTTAGATGAAGCCcttaaacatttaaaagaaactgaTCCACCTGAAACTGTCCCTAGCTGGATTGAATATCTCAGTG GAGAAACATGGAACCCACTCAAATTAAGATaccaattgaaaaatgttagagAAAGATTAGCAAAGAATCTTGTCGAAAAGGGAGTTTTAACGACAGAAAAACAGAATTTCTTACTCTTTGATATGACAACTCATCCACTTACTGATAACCTTGCCAAAAGCCGTCTTGTAAAAAAG ATTCAGGAAGCTGTATTAACTCGTTGGGTCAATGATGCTGGTCGCATGGATAGGCGAACATTAGCTTTAGTTATCTTAGCTCATGCAGCTGATGTTTTAGAAAATGCATTTGCACCACTTTCTGACGACGATTATGAGGTGGCAATGCGGCGAGTACGAACATTATTAGATCTTGACTTCGAAGCAGAAGCTGCTAAACCTAATGCCAATCCAGTCCTTTGGGCCGTGTTTGCAGCATTCACTAAGTAA
- the LOC128874192 gene encoding damage-control phosphatase ARMT1-like isoform X1 produces the protein MSEKSDSVDIQDLQDIQTPFGVPLKGIYKRSFAYITIKDRLPIILTKIIDTLSRDKDNIARKYGENATEEIKQLVGFISKLKNEIVTNKTLKPLQLLPNVTGNDAEEWNRYLIKRSAIEGGTPTWFNTDWLYCECYMYRTLAQEIALKKYLHSYDPFRQQKEGAFINSLACIVALCSYTMKFVQRSESLSEVEIKEELSKFIQLNLWGNKCDLSLSAGAEVSQSYNPIEILQSMYKDILVDQTEFVWNLLKKRETNVKIDMILDNAGYELFTDLCLAVFLIACKFAVKIRFYVKLYPWYVSDTTKNDFNWTLDYMMNSPNKDLQELAKLASNHLKNNVWTIEEESYWTGPYDFAAMKEQDKVLYAKLSEAKLAIFKGDLNYRKLLGDINWEYTTEFNQVLRGFQPTHILSLRTVKSDVCVGLPSGMADELFKKDENWMFTGQYGLIDSTLAGTCKCSNTC, from the exons ATGTCCGAAAAATCAGACTCGGTAGACATCCAAGATCTACAGGATATACAAACACCTTTTGGGGTGCCTTTGAAGGGGATCTATAaacg GAGTTTTGCTTATATAACAATCAAAGATAGATTACCAATAATTCTaactaaaataattgatactCTTAGTCGTGATAAGGACAACATTGCGAGGAAATATGGGGAG aatGCCACGGAAGAAATTAAGCAATTGGTAGGATTtattagtaaattaaaaaacgaaatagtTACAAACAAAACTTTAAAGCCTCTGCAATTGCTACCCAATGTAACAGGTAATGATGCTGAAGAATGGAAtaggtatttaattaaaaggagCGCAATAGAAGGCGGTACACCAACATGGTTTAATACAGATTGGTTATACTGCGAATGTTATATGTATCGAACACTTGCACAAGAGATTGCTCTCAA aaaatatttacacagtTACGATCCTTTCAGACAACAGAAAGAAGGTGCATTTATTAATTCACTAGCTTGTATAGTTGCACTTTGTAGTTatacaatgaaatttgtacaaagaTCTGAATCTTTGTCAGaagttgaaattaaagaagagctttctaaatttattcaactaaATCTTTGGGGCAATAa ATGTGACTTGTCCCTAAGTGCAGGAGCAGAAGTTAGTCAAAGTTATAACCCCATAGAAATTTTACAGTCAATGTATAAAGATATTCTTGTAGATCAAACAgaatttgtttggaatttattaaaaaagagagaaactaATGTAAAAATAGACATGATATTGGACAATGCAGGATACGAACTGTTTACTGATTTATGCCTAGCAGTATTTCTAATTGCTTGTAAATTTGCTGTAAAAATAAGATTCTATGTAAAACTTTATCCATGGTATGTCAgtgatacaacaaaaaatgatttcaattgGACTCTAGATTATATGATGAATTCACCAAATAAAGACCTACAAGAATTAGCTAAACTAGCAAGTAACCACTTGAAGAATAATGTATGGACTATTGAG gaaGAGTCCTACTGGACAGGACCTTATGATTTTGCAGCTATGAAAGAGCAAGATAAAGTGTTGTATGCAAAATTATCAGAAGCTAAACTAGCCATATTTAAAGgtgatttaaattatagaaaattattaggtGATATAAATTGGGAATATACAACAGAATTTAATCAAGTACTGAGAGGTTTTCAACCAACACACATTCTTAGTTTAAGAACAGTGAAATCAGATGTTTGCGTTGGCTTACCATCTGGTATGGCAGATGAACTATTTAAGAAAGATGAAAATTGGATGTTTACTGGACAGTATGGGCTTATTGACTCAACTTTGGCTGGAACTTGTAAATGTTCTAACACAtgttaa
- the LOC128874192 gene encoding damage-control phosphatase ARMT1-like isoform X2, producing the protein MSEKSDSVDIQDLQDIQTPFGVPLKGIYKRSFAYITIKDRLPIILTKIIDTLSRDKDNIARKYGENATEEIKQLVGFISKLKNEIVTNKTLKPLQLLPNVTGNDAEEWNRYLIKRSAIEGGTPTWFNTDWLYCECYMYRTLAQEIALKQQKEGAFINSLACIVALCSYTMKFVQRSESLSEVEIKEELSKFIQLNLWGNKCDLSLSAGAEVSQSYNPIEILQSMYKDILVDQTEFVWNLLKKRETNVKIDMILDNAGYELFTDLCLAVFLIACKFAVKIRFYVKLYPWYVSDTTKNDFNWTLDYMMNSPNKDLQELAKLASNHLKNNVWTIEEESYWTGPYDFAAMKEQDKVLYAKLSEAKLAIFKGDLNYRKLLGDINWEYTTEFNQVLRGFQPTHILSLRTVKSDVCVGLPSGMADELFKKDENWMFTGQYGLIDSTLAGTCKCSNTC; encoded by the exons ATGTCCGAAAAATCAGACTCGGTAGACATCCAAGATCTACAGGATATACAAACACCTTTTGGGGTGCCTTTGAAGGGGATCTATAaacg GAGTTTTGCTTATATAACAATCAAAGATAGATTACCAATAATTCTaactaaaataattgatactCTTAGTCGTGATAAGGACAACATTGCGAGGAAATATGGGGAG aatGCCACGGAAGAAATTAAGCAATTGGTAGGATTtattagtaaattaaaaaacgaaatagtTACAAACAAAACTTTAAAGCCTCTGCAATTGCTACCCAATGTAACAGGTAATGATGCTGAAGAATGGAAtaggtatttaattaaaaggagCGCAATAGAAGGCGGTACACCAACATGGTTTAATACAGATTGGTTATACTGCGAATGTTATATGTATCGAACACTTGCACAAGAGATTGCTCTCAA ACAACAGAAAGAAGGTGCATTTATTAATTCACTAGCTTGTATAGTTGCACTTTGTAGTTatacaatgaaatttgtacaaagaTCTGAATCTTTGTCAGaagttgaaattaaagaagagctttctaaatttattcaactaaATCTTTGGGGCAATAa ATGTGACTTGTCCCTAAGTGCAGGAGCAGAAGTTAGTCAAAGTTATAACCCCATAGAAATTTTACAGTCAATGTATAAAGATATTCTTGTAGATCAAACAgaatttgtttggaatttattaaaaaagagagaaactaATGTAAAAATAGACATGATATTGGACAATGCAGGATACGAACTGTTTACTGATTTATGCCTAGCAGTATTTCTAATTGCTTGTAAATTTGCTGTAAAAATAAGATTCTATGTAAAACTTTATCCATGGTATGTCAgtgatacaacaaaaaatgatttcaattgGACTCTAGATTATATGATGAATTCACCAAATAAAGACCTACAAGAATTAGCTAAACTAGCAAGTAACCACTTGAAGAATAATGTATGGACTATTGAG gaaGAGTCCTACTGGACAGGACCTTATGATTTTGCAGCTATGAAAGAGCAAGATAAAGTGTTGTATGCAAAATTATCAGAAGCTAAACTAGCCATATTTAAAGgtgatttaaattatagaaaattattaggtGATATAAATTGGGAATATACAACAGAATTTAATCAAGTACTGAGAGGTTTTCAACCAACACACATTCTTAGTTTAAGAACAGTGAAATCAGATGTTTGCGTTGGCTTACCATCTGGTATGGCAGATGAACTATTTAAGAAAGATGAAAATTGGATGTTTACTGGACAGTATGGGCTTATTGACTCAACTTTGGCTGGAACTTGTAAATGTTCTAACACAtgttaa